The proteins below are encoded in one region of Effusibacillus dendaii:
- a CDS encoding DEAD/DEAH box helicase produces MFSITEMKPFLQETWTKSGFASFTEIQQTSIPLILEGKDVIAESPTGTGKTLTYLLPVLERMDPDRKDIQAVILAPTRELVMQIQGEIQKFAEKGGIRGIALVGGADIKRQIEKLKTHPQIVAGTPARIQELIKVKKMKMHEVKTIVVDEADQMMEMHLLDTIKEVVKTTLKDRQLLFFSATVTDRVEQTGKHMMKQPEVIRVSRANLAFSPVEHIYLICEKREKIDLLRRVVKMGASKAIAFVNGTSDFNELAAKLEYKGIPVQVLHGERSKTERETIMKNFRAGKFPLLLATDLAARGLDIEGITHVIHFDAPDTPDQYIHRSGRTGRMGAAGTVISIITENQEGLLKKFGKHLGIPIRKKTLFKGEFVDQKPFQAKPKSNGLAKTGKKNSR; encoded by the coding sequence ATGTTTTCGATAACCGAAATGAAACCATTTTTGCAGGAAACCTGGACAAAATCCGGTTTCGCTTCCTTTACAGAAATCCAGCAGACATCGATTCCGCTGATTTTGGAAGGAAAGGATGTAATCGCAGAATCACCTACCGGTACCGGCAAGACGCTTACCTATTTGTTGCCTGTATTGGAACGGATGGATCCGGATCGAAAGGATATCCAGGCTGTCATTCTGGCTCCTACCCGCGAATTGGTCATGCAGATTCAGGGAGAGATACAAAAGTTCGCCGAAAAAGGTGGCATCAGAGGAATCGCCCTGGTTGGCGGAGCGGATATAAAAAGGCAAATCGAGAAATTAAAAACACACCCGCAGATTGTCGCAGGAACGCCTGCGCGCATTCAAGAGTTAATCAAAGTGAAAAAAATGAAAATGCATGAAGTCAAAACGATTGTCGTCGATGAAGCGGACCAGATGATGGAGATGCATCTGCTCGACACGATCAAAGAAGTGGTCAAAACTACACTGAAAGACCGTCAACTCTTGTTTTTCTCCGCCACCGTTACGGACCGTGTCGAGCAAACAGGAAAACACATGATGAAACAGCCGGAAGTGATACGGGTCAGCCGGGCGAACCTTGCTTTTTCGCCAGTCGAACACATCTATCTGATCTGTGAGAAACGAGAAAAGATTGATCTGCTGCGCCGAGTTGTAAAAATGGGTGCTTCTAAGGCGATTGCCTTTGTCAACGGCACCAGCGATTTTAACGAACTGGCCGCAAAACTGGAATATAAAGGGATACCTGTGCAAGTTTTACACGGCGAACGCAGTAAAACGGAACGGGAGACAATCATGAAAAACTTCCGGGCAGGCAAGTTCCCGTTGCTGCTTGCGACCGATCTGGCCGCCAGGGGATTGGATATTGAAGGAATTACTCATGTCATTCATTTTGATGCGCCGGACACGCCGGATCAATACATACATCGATCAGGCCGGACGGGCCGGATGGGGGCAGCCGGAACGGTAATTTCCATCATTACGGAAAACCAGGAAGGGCTGTTAAAAAAGTTTGGCAAACACCTCGGGATTCCGATTCGAAAGAAAACGCTTTTTAAAGGTGAATTTGTGGATCAGAAGCCATTCCAGGCAAAACCGAAATCTAACGGCTTGGCCAAAACGGGCAAGAAGAACAGCCGGTAG
- a CDS encoding ABC transporter substrate-binding protein has translation MDRKHRPFLSLLALMTLALGIVLSGCGSDNKPSSSGQSGGELVVAYDSDVTNFDPILGSSGNDHAMLYLAYETLVNYNGEMQPQPGLAKSWEFSDDKKTITLHLQENVKFQDGTDFNAEAVKFNIERANSDSSKVSDLKNVESVEAADPHTVKIHLKQPDSSIILALSDRAGMMVSPAAVKKYGNDYSQHPVGAGPFKMVNWVHSGEIQYEKFADYWQKDQVHLNKITVKIMPDENSRLNALKSGQVQFYWNVSPDNYATLQNDSSITLSGKMTFLFANIYLNTTKPPFDNKNVRLALLYGIDRPQIVKGLFNGIGEPAYSTFPSGYWAHSDQMVPYDPDKAKQYLQNSGLSIVSFDMEVAANARDQRIAEAVQQQLKQIGITVNIKPAELTKAVATYFSEKQVPAFLSYWTGRPDPQQTVNLFLGSKGFYNAGGYTVPEKESLISQAAQETDQVKRAKLYDQINKIAIVQEAMDIPILFLKQTGAMNSHVKGFEPTALGKPRFAFLRLE, from the coding sequence ATGGATAGGAAACATAGACCGTTTCTATCACTGCTTGCCCTCATGACTCTCGCACTGGGTATTGTACTGTCCGGATGCGGATCGGACAACAAGCCCTCTTCGTCCGGACAAAGCGGTGGGGAGCTGGTTGTGGCATATGACAGCGATGTCACCAATTTTGATCCAATCCTGGGAAGCTCCGGCAATGACCACGCGATGCTCTATTTGGCCTATGAAACTCTTGTTAATTATAATGGCGAGATGCAGCCGCAACCCGGTCTTGCAAAATCGTGGGAGTTCTCTGACGACAAAAAGACCATTACACTTCACCTGCAGGAAAATGTCAAATTCCAGGACGGTACAGATTTTAATGCGGAAGCTGTCAAATTCAACATCGAACGTGCCAATTCTGATTCATCCAAGGTTTCCGACCTGAAAAATGTAGAGTCGGTCGAAGCGGCTGATCCTCACACTGTTAAAATTCACCTGAAACAACCTGATTCTTCGATTATTCTGGCTCTCTCAGACCGTGCGGGCATGATGGTATCTCCCGCCGCCGTTAAAAAATACGGAAACGATTATTCGCAGCATCCTGTAGGAGCCGGTCCATTTAAGATGGTCAACTGGGTGCACAGCGGAGAAATTCAATATGAAAAATTTGCTGACTACTGGCAAAAGGATCAAGTGCATCTCAATAAAATCACCGTTAAAATCATGCCAGATGAAAATTCACGTTTAAATGCGCTCAAATCCGGTCAGGTGCAATTTTACTGGAACGTCTCACCGGATAATTACGCAACGCTGCAAAACGACTCCAGCATTACGTTAAGCGGAAAAATGACCTTCCTATTTGCCAATATCTATCTCAATACGACGAAACCACCGTTTGACAACAAGAATGTACGTTTAGCGCTGCTGTATGGCATTGATCGACCGCAAATTGTGAAAGGTCTATTTAATGGAATCGGTGAACCTGCATATTCCACCTTCCCGAGCGGATACTGGGCGCATTCTGATCAAATGGTTCCGTATGATCCTGACAAAGCGAAACAATATCTGCAAAATTCGGGTTTAAGCATTGTCTCGTTTGATATGGAAGTGGCAGCCAATGCCCGTGACCAAAGAATTGCGGAAGCAGTGCAGCAGCAGCTTAAACAAATCGGCATTACGGTCAATATCAAGCCGGCAGAGTTGACAAAAGCGGTCGCTACCTATTTTTCAGAAAAGCAAGTGCCTGCTTTTCTATCGTACTGGACGGGCCGACCGGATCCGCAGCAAACGGTCAATCTTTTCCTAGGTTCGAAAGGGTTCTATAACGCTGGCGGTTATACGGTGCCGGAAAAAGAGTCTTTAATCTCGCAAGCGGCACAAGAAACCGATCAAGTGAAACGGGCCAAACTCTACGATCAGATCAACAAGATCGCGATTGTACAGGAAGCGATGGATATTCCGATTCTGTTTCTGAAGCAGACAGGTGCAATGAACAGCCATGTGAAAGGGTTTGAACCGACAGCCTTGGGAAAACCGCGATTCGCTTTCCTGCGGCTTGAATAG
- the pdaA gene encoding delta-lactam-biosynthetic de-N-acetylase, producing MKRYLILSVVFALACVGLLQNSAIAVSDVPYHFGFKKSKNGQLPSIDQEGFKEFLQKNGAIFLGDTTKKELYLTFDNGYENGYTKQILETLKKKKVPAIFFVTGQYIKDQPELLKQMVAEGHLIGNHSWNHPDVTQISNEQMKEELDQVKQRVTEVTGQKEMRFLRTPRGIFSERTLAYSRELGYTNVFWSIAYKDWDIKDQKGANYAYEKVMNQLHPGAVILLHSVSKDNAKALGRIIDDARQKGYEFKRLDQLIQKNY from the coding sequence ATGAAACGGTATTTGATTCTTTCCGTTGTTTTTGCATTGGCATGTGTTGGGTTATTGCAGAACTCAGCCATCGCGGTTTCGGATGTTCCCTATCACTTTGGCTTTAAGAAAAGTAAAAACGGTCAGCTTCCCTCTATTGACCAGGAAGGATTTAAGGAGTTTCTGCAAAAAAATGGCGCCATCTTTTTGGGGGACACCACAAAAAAAGAGCTGTACCTTACCTTTGACAATGGATATGAAAATGGGTACACCAAGCAAATTTTGGAAACCTTGAAGAAAAAAAAGGTGCCGGCCATCTTCTTTGTGACGGGTCAGTATATAAAAGATCAACCGGAGTTATTGAAACAGATGGTGGCGGAAGGACATCTGATCGGCAATCATTCATGGAATCATCCGGATGTCACTCAAATTTCAAACGAACAAATGAAGGAAGAGCTGGATCAAGTGAAACAGCGTGTGACAGAGGTGACCGGGCAAAAGGAGATGCGTTTTTTACGTACACCGAGAGGGATTTTTAGTGAACGAACATTGGCGTACAGCAGAGAACTCGGGTATACAAACGTCTTTTGGTCGATTGCCTATAAAGACTGGGATATCAAGGACCAAAAGGGGGCCAACTACGCGTATGAGAAAGTGATGAACCAACTTCATCCTGGCGCCGTGATTTTGCTGCATTCCGTGTCCAAGGATAACGCCAAGGCGTTGGGAAGAATCATTGATGACGCCAGGCAAAAGGGATACGAATTTAAAAGGCTTGATCAGCTTATACAGAAAAATTATTGA
- a CDS encoding glycerol-3-phosphate dehydrogenase C-terminal domain-containing protein, with product MGRVNDSSYDPQQRLAVAELWYGIEQEMVVHISDCLIRRTGRLFFKRDSLAAVYPLLIDEMAKAFQWSAAEKWAVANNLKKNLIWQSILYNTFHHANTFDHAWRKPSFFLHSLQNNFLNLVGYYSRCWKNTGDPITKE from the coding sequence ATGGGGCGAGTCAACGACTCATCATACGATCCGCAGCAACGGTTGGCAGTCGCCGAGTTATGGTATGGTATCGAGCAAGAAATGGTAGTCCATATCAGTGATTGTCTGATTCGAAGGACGGGACGGCTGTTTTTCAAACGAGATTCGCTTGCTGCTGTCTATCCTCTGTTGATCGATGAAATGGCAAAAGCATTTCAATGGAGCGCAGCAGAAAAGTGGGCTGTTGCCAACAATTTGAAGAAGAATTTGATTTGGCAGTCGATTTTGTATAATACCTTTCATCATGCCAATACCTTCGACCATGCTTGGCGAAAGCCAAGTTTTTTTCTGCATTCACTCCAAAATAACTTTTTGAATTTGGTGGGATATTACAGTAGGTGCTGGAAAAACACAGGAGATCCCATTACAAAGGAGTGA
- a CDS encoding ABC-F family ATP-binding cassette domain-containing protein encodes MISTNGITLRYGKRALFEDVTIKFTPGNCYGLIGANGAGKSTFLKILSGEIEATHGEVLITPGERLAILKQNHFEFDEFEVLKTVIMGHRRLYEIMEEKDAIYAKGDFSEEDGMRAAELEGEFADLNGWSAEPEAADLLQGLGIPVELHSKKMKELDGSEKVRVLLAQALFGNPDILLLDEPTNHLDMESIKWLENFLLDYPNTVIVVSHDRHFLNQVCTHIADIDFGKIQLYVGNYDFWYESSQLALQLSKNANKKKEEKIKELEEFIRRFSANASKSKQATSRKKQLEKITLDDIKPSSRKYPFIDFKPEREAGNDILTVNNLTVTVEGEKILDDISFTVNKGDKIAFVGPNEMAKTTLFKTLMGELTPDSGKFKWGITSTQAYFPKDNAEYFQTDLNLVNWLRQYSKEQDETFIRSFLGRMLFSGEESLKKANVLSGGEKVRCMLARMMCTGANVLLLDEPTNHLDLESITALNNGLINFPGSLLFVSHDHQFVQTIANRIIEITPKGLVDKVMTYDEYLEDENVKSQLQMMY; translated from the coding sequence TTGATCAGCACAAACGGCATTACGCTTCGATATGGAAAACGGGCATTATTTGAAGATGTAACGATAAAATTCACGCCAGGCAACTGTTATGGATTGATTGGAGCCAATGGGGCCGGCAAATCAACCTTCCTGAAAATTCTTTCCGGTGAAATCGAGGCGACTCACGGGGAAGTTCTGATTACCCCCGGTGAACGGCTTGCGATTTTGAAACAAAATCACTTCGAATTTGATGAATTTGAAGTGTTGAAAACGGTCATTATGGGTCACAGACGGCTGTATGAAATTATGGAAGAGAAGGATGCCATTTATGCAAAAGGCGATTTTTCCGAAGAGGATGGCATGCGTGCGGCCGAATTGGAAGGCGAATTTGCTGATTTGAACGGCTGGTCGGCCGAACCGGAAGCGGCCGATTTATTGCAGGGACTGGGCATTCCTGTCGAGCTTCATTCGAAAAAGATGAAAGAACTGGACGGCAGTGAGAAAGTGCGTGTGCTCTTGGCGCAGGCGTTGTTTGGCAATCCCGATATTCTGTTGTTGGATGAGCCGACCAACCACCTGGACATGGAATCGATCAAGTGGCTGGAGAATTTCCTTTTGGATTATCCGAATACGGTGATCGTGGTCTCGCACGACAGGCATTTTCTGAATCAGGTGTGTACACATATTGCCGATATCGATTTTGGAAAAATCCAGTTGTATGTAGGCAACTATGATTTTTGGTATGAATCGAGCCAACTGGCTTTGCAATTATCGAAAAACGCCAATAAGAAAAAGGAAGAGAAGATTAAGGAACTGGAGGAATTTATCCGGCGTTTCAGCGCCAATGCCTCCAAATCGAAACAGGCAACCTCCCGCAAAAAACAGCTTGAAAAAATCACCCTGGATGACATTAAGCCGTCTTCGCGCAAGTATCCGTTCATCGATTTTAAACCGGAGCGCGAAGCGGGAAATGATATATTGACCGTAAACAATTTGACGGTAACGGTAGAAGGGGAGAAAATCCTCGACGATATCAGCTTTACTGTCAATAAAGGGGACAAAATCGCTTTTGTCGGGCCGAATGAAATGGCGAAAACGACGCTGTTCAAAACGTTGATGGGCGAATTGACGCCGGATTCCGGGAAATTCAAATGGGGAATCACATCGACACAAGCCTATTTTCCAAAAGATAACGCCGAATACTTTCAAACTGATTTGAATTTGGTCAATTGGCTGCGTCAATATTCGAAAGAGCAGGATGAAACATTTATCAGGAGTTTTCTGGGACGGATGTTGTTCTCCGGTGAAGAATCGCTAAAGAAAGCAAATGTTCTTTCCGGAGGCGAGAAAGTTCGCTGCATGTTGGCCAGGATGATGTGTACAGGCGCGAATGTCCTGTTGCTGGATGAACCGACCAACCATTTGGACCTGGAATCGATCACCGCACTCAACAACGGATTGATAAACTTCCCGGGAAGTCTTTTGTTTGTCTCCCATGACCATCAATTTGTGCAGACGATTGCCAACCGGATTATTGAAATTACGCCAAAGGGTCTGGTTGATAAAGTGATGACGTACGATGAGTATTTAGAGGATGAAAATGTGAAGAGCCAGCTGCAGATGATGTACTAA
- a CDS encoding CocE/NonD family hydrolase, translating to MQVLVEKNVPCPMRDGTILRADIYRPNDAEKYSVLLTRLPYNKDLPRYVHRFVDPIRFAGNG from the coding sequence ATGCAAGTTTTGGTAGAGAAAAACGTACCTTGCCCAATGAGGGACGGCACGATTTTGCGCGCCGATATTTACCGGCCAAACGATGCGGAAAAATATTCTGTGCTGTTGACAAGACTGCCCTACAACAAGGATCTTCCCCGGTATGTACACCGCTTTGTGGACCCGATTCGGTTTGCCGGCAACGGATAG
- a CDS encoding alpha/beta hydrolase, which yields MSQFVQSLPECQPYQTRDGGKLFVRHYPAKSSIAMIILHGISEDSKYLKPLAEFISANNLANVYTPDLRGYGENPVRRGDVDYIGQIEDDIADLIEWIATSHCPAKIILAGHSAGGGTAIRFAGSKYVKLVQAYLLLAPLLGPGAPTERPSDGTLQINKKRLITLFLLNGIGIKKWNYLPVMKNNKPEELRHGSETLEFSFRLLISRTPMKYKRDLQKLNKPTLVLAGSNDEVFASDQYEPVFSEYTKAKVAIVPNESHDGILSNAEIHQLVKDWIANLDL from the coding sequence ATGTCGCAATTTGTTCAATCTCTTCCGGAATGCCAGCCCTATCAAACAAGAGATGGGGGTAAGCTCTTTGTTCGGCACTATCCCGCAAAATCTTCTATCGCTATGATTATCCTGCATGGAATCTCAGAAGACAGCAAATACCTGAAACCGCTTGCTGAATTTATTTCAGCCAACAATCTTGCGAACGTATATACACCCGATCTTAGGGGATATGGCGAAAACCCGGTACGCAGAGGCGACGTGGATTACATTGGACAAATTGAAGATGACATAGCCGATCTGATCGAATGGATTGCGACATCCCACTGCCCTGCCAAAATAATTTTGGCGGGACACTCGGCTGGCGGGGGAACGGCCATCCGTTTTGCAGGAAGCAAGTATGTAAAGCTTGTTCAAGCGTACCTTCTGTTAGCTCCGCTTTTAGGTCCCGGCGCTCCAACCGAAAGACCGTCCGATGGCACGCTTCAGATCAATAAGAAACGTCTAATCACCCTTTTCCTCTTAAATGGCATAGGGATTAAAAAATGGAATTACCTTCCGGTGATGAAAAATAACAAGCCGGAAGAACTCAGACACGGCAGCGAAACGCTCGAATTCAGTTTTCGCCTGCTTATTTCCCGAACGCCCATGAAATACAAAAGAGATTTGCAGAAACTCAACAAACCTACACTTGTTTTGGCTGGCTCCAATGACGAAGTATTCGCTTCCGACCAGTATGAGCCTGTTTTTTCTGAATATACCAAAGCTAAGGTTGCAATCGTTCCAAATGAATCTCACGATGGGATACTATCTAACGCTGAGATTCATCAACTCGTGAAAGACTGGATTGCCAATTTGGATCTTTGA
- a CDS encoding ABC-F family ATP-binding cassette domain-containing protein, translated as MSILTVTDVSHGFGARTLFTKISFRLLRGERIGLVGANGVGKSTLMNIITGTIEPDEGKIEWSTRATVGYLDQHTKLTPGKTIRDILRDAFRPLFELEQELTVIAEKMADASPEELEKLLEDMGEVQERLDLSGFYMIDAQIEELAKGLGLTAVGLDRDVNDLSGGQRTKVLLAKLLLEKPNVLLLDEPTNYLDAEHIEWLTRYLQEYPYSFLLISHDTLFMNDVVNRIYHLEGGKLSAYAGDYEQFLRVYEQKRQQHADAYERQQDEISRLEDFIARNKARAATSGRAKSRQKMLDKMERIERPVTYPRPSFQFAEARLSSKEVVTAKNLQIGYSFPLLPELSISVERGKKIAITGCNGMGKSTLLKTLMGILQPLAGSVELGDYLHPAYFEQESKIIKNVTALEDVWESFPHLANQEVRANLARCGLGNEHITSKLSALSGGEQAKVRLCKLMLTPSNWMLLDEPTNHLDVEAKEELAIALKNYKGTILLVSHEPEFYKDWITEEWNVEAWAKQGVRREIER; from the coding sequence ATGAGTATTTTAACTGTAACAGACGTTTCCCATGGGTTTGGTGCTCGGACCCTGTTTACGAAAATATCATTTCGCCTGCTGCGCGGTGAGCGGATCGGACTGGTAGGCGCCAATGGAGTTGGCAAGTCTACCCTGATGAATATCATTACAGGAACGATCGAACCGGACGAAGGCAAAATCGAATGGTCCACCCGGGCAACTGTCGGCTATCTCGATCAGCATACGAAACTGACACCCGGCAAAACGATCCGCGACATTCTTCGTGATGCTTTCCGTCCGTTGTTTGAATTGGAACAGGAATTGACCGTAATCGCTGAAAAAATGGCGGACGCATCGCCTGAAGAATTGGAAAAACTGCTTGAGGACATGGGTGAAGTCCAGGAACGATTGGATCTCAGCGGTTTCTATATGATTGATGCGCAAATTGAAGAGTTGGCAAAAGGGTTGGGCCTTACCGCAGTCGGTCTTGACCGGGATGTGAACGATTTGTCGGGCGGCCAGCGGACAAAAGTATTATTGGCCAAATTGTTGTTGGAAAAGCCGAATGTGCTGCTGCTTGACGAACCTACCAACTATTTGGATGCCGAACATATCGAATGGTTAACCCGCTACCTGCAGGAATATCCGTACAGTTTTCTGCTGATTTCACATGATACGCTGTTTATGAACGATGTGGTCAACCGGATTTATCATCTGGAGGGCGGCAAACTGTCCGCTTATGCGGGAGATTACGAGCAGTTTCTGCGAGTATATGAACAGAAACGCCAGCAGCACGCAGATGCGTATGAACGCCAGCAGGATGAAATCTCCCGCCTGGAAGATTTTATCGCACGCAATAAAGCACGGGCGGCAACGTCCGGACGGGCCAAATCGCGGCAAAAAATGCTGGACAAAATGGAACGAATCGAACGGCCCGTTACCTACCCGCGGCCGTCCTTCCAGTTTGCGGAAGCGCGACTGTCTTCAAAAGAAGTGGTCACTGCCAAAAACCTGCAGATCGGCTATTCGTTCCCTTTGCTTCCGGAACTTTCCATTTCGGTGGAAAGAGGCAAGAAGATTGCGATCACCGGCTGCAACGGCATGGGCAAGTCGACTCTGCTCAAAACGCTGATGGGGATTTTACAGCCGCTGGCCGGTTCTGTTGAGTTAGGTGACTATTTGCATCCGGCTTATTTTGAACAGGAGAGCAAAATCATTAAAAATGTAACAGCGCTGGAAGATGTCTGGGAATCTTTCCCGCATCTTGCCAATCAGGAGGTACGGGCGAATTTGGCTCGCTGCGGTCTCGGCAACGAACATATCACATCGAAGTTGTCTGCGTTGTCAGGGGGCGAGCAGGCAAAAGTGCGTCTTTGCAAACTGATGCTGACGCCGAGCAATTGGATGCTGCTGGACGAACCGACCAACCATCTGGATGTGGAGGCGAAAGAAGAGTTGGCCATTGCATTGAAAAACTATAAAGGCACTATTCTGCTCGTTTCCCACGAACCGGAGTTTTACAAAGACTGGATTACGGAAGAATGGAATGTGGAAGCCTGGGCTAAACAAGGGGTTCGCAGGGAGATTGAAAGATGA
- a CDS encoding ABC transporter permease — MLLRFLLRRLLYVVPMVLVTTLVVFSLILLIPGNPALALLGENATEEKIAQLNHQLGLDQPIYVQYADWLVRALHGDLGRSLFTGEIVSSAIGTRVGVTLQLVVFAMLIAILVGMFFAIISVIRPNSWLDYIARLIAMLGTAVPNFWLAMLLVFLFSVKMKWLPATGFVSITENPGKFLENAVMPAISLGAFGAAQITRQLRSSLLEVLDADYIRTAYAKGLGLWGVIWKHGLRNSFVPVVTTIGLLFGSLLGATVVVETLFAIPGMGQLAVSSILQRDFPMLQGVVLVMVILVLAINFITDVIYAIVDPRIEY; from the coding sequence ATGTTACTAAGGTTTTTGTTGCGCCGACTCCTGTACGTGGTGCCTATGGTTCTCGTAACGACACTTGTTGTTTTTTCCCTGATTCTTCTCATTCCCGGAAATCCGGCTTTGGCACTGCTGGGAGAGAACGCTACGGAAGAGAAAATTGCCCAGTTGAACCATCAACTGGGTCTTGATCAGCCGATTTACGTACAGTACGCAGACTGGCTTGTTCGTGCGCTGCATGGGGATCTGGGCAGATCCCTCTTTACGGGGGAAATTGTAAGTTCTGCGATTGGTACCCGGGTCGGTGTGACACTGCAACTGGTTGTATTTGCGATGCTCATTGCGATTCTTGTGGGCATGTTTTTTGCCATCATATCGGTGATTCGCCCCAACAGTTGGCTGGATTACATTGCGCGGCTGATCGCCATGCTGGGTACGGCCGTTCCCAACTTTTGGCTGGCGATGCTGCTCGTTTTTCTGTTCAGTGTAAAAATGAAATGGCTTCCTGCAACAGGGTTTGTGAGTATCACGGAGAATCCTGGCAAGTTTCTGGAAAATGCCGTCATGCCTGCGATCTCCCTGGGTGCTTTTGGTGCGGCGCAAATTACCAGACAGCTTCGTTCTTCCCTGCTGGAAGTTCTGGATGCCGATTACATTCGTACGGCATATGCGAAAGGACTTGGGCTGTGGGGAGTCATATGGAAGCATGGGCTGCGGAACTCTTTTGTGCCGGTGGTAACCACAATTGGCCTTTTGTTTGGGAGCCTGCTGGGAGCTACCGTAGTTGTTGAAACCCTGTTTGCTATACCGGGTATGGGGCAGCTTGCCGTCTCATCCATTTTGCAGCGTGATTTTCCGATGCTACAGGGCGTTGTTCTAGTCATGGTGATTCTCGTTCTTGCCATCAATTTCATAACGGATGTGATCTATGCGATTGTCGATCCAAGAATCG